The proteins below come from a single Streptococcus porcinus genomic window:
- a CDS encoding formate--tetrahydrofolate ligase, with product MVISDIEIASSVEMKPIVDVAQNLGIDENDITLYGKYKAKINAHQLQTLKDKKDGKLILVTAISPTPAGEGKTTTSVGLVDALSQIGKKAVIALREPSLGPVFGIKGGAAGGGHAQVVPMEDINLHFTGDFHAIGAANNLLAALIDNHIHHGNSLGIDTRRITWKRVVDMNDRQLRHIVNGLQGKINGVPREDGYDITVASEIMAILCLSESISDLKARLEKIIIGYDYKGEPVTAGDLKAAGAMAALLKEAIHPNIVQTLEHTPALIHGGPFANIAHGCNSVLATKLAMKYADYTVTEAGFGADLGAEKFIDIKCRLSGIRPSAVVLVATIRALKMHGGVQKADLGTENVEAVLKGLPNLDKHLENIQYVYGLPVVVAINKFPLDTDGELQAVYDACDKRGVEVVISDVWANGGAGGRELAEKVVELSEKENQFAFVYHEDDSIETKLTKIVTKIYGGKGISLTATAKKEMAELERLGFGSYPICMAKTQYSFSDNAKMLGAPKDFTITISKLKVSAGAGFIVALTGAVMTMPGLPKEPASEKIDIDDQGNITGLF from the coding sequence ATGGTTATTTCAGATATAGAAATTGCTAGTTCAGTTGAAATGAAACCAATTGTTGATGTTGCTCAAAATTTAGGGATTGATGAGAATGATATCACACTTTATGGTAAGTACAAGGCAAAAATTAATGCACATCAGTTACAAACTTTGAAGGATAAGAAAGATGGGAAACTGATTTTAGTAACAGCTATTTCACCAACACCAGCTGGTGAAGGAAAGACCACAACCTCAGTTGGTCTGGTAGATGCTCTTTCTCAGATTGGTAAAAAAGCAGTTATTGCTTTGCGTGAACCTTCGTTAGGTCCAGTATTTGGTATTAAAGGTGGTGCCGCTGGAGGTGGCCATGCTCAAGTTGTGCCAATGGAAGATATTAATTTACATTTCACAGGAGACTTCCATGCTATTGGTGCAGCAAATAATTTATTAGCCGCTTTAATTGACAATCATATCCATCATGGCAATAGCTTAGGGATTGACACTCGTCGTATTACCTGGAAACGTGTGGTAGATATGAATGACCGTCAGTTGCGACATATTGTTAATGGCTTACAAGGAAAAATTAATGGTGTTCCTCGTGAAGACGGCTATGATATTACGGTTGCCTCTGAAATTATGGCTATTCTTTGTTTATCCGAATCTATCTCAGATTTAAAAGCGCGTCTTGAAAAAATTATTATCGGTTATGACTACAAGGGAGAACCAGTTACAGCAGGTGATTTAAAAGCTGCTGGAGCTATGGCTGCCTTATTAAAAGAGGCCATTCACCCTAATATCGTACAGACTTTAGAACATACTCCTGCATTAATTCATGGTGGCCCATTTGCTAATATCGCCCATGGTTGTAATAGTGTTCTTGCGACTAAGCTAGCCATGAAATATGCTGATTATACGGTAACTGAAGCGGGCTTTGGTGCTGATCTAGGTGCTGAAAAATTTATTGATATTAAATGCCGTTTATCAGGTATCCGTCCTTCAGCTGTCGTACTTGTAGCAACAATTAGGGCATTGAAGATGCATGGTGGTGTTCAAAAAGCAGATTTAGGAACTGAAAATGTTGAGGCAGTGCTTAAAGGGCTACCAAACTTGGACAAGCATTTAGAAAATATTCAATATGTCTACGGTCTCCCTGTTGTTGTTGCTATTAATAAGTTTCCACTTGATACTGATGGTGAATTGCAAGCTGTCTATGACGCCTGCGATAAACGAGGTGTTGAAGTTGTGATTTCTGATGTTTGGGCAAATGGTGGAGCAGGTGGCCGGGAATTAGCTGAAAAAGTAGTTGAACTTTCAGAAAAAGAGAATCAATTCGCTTTTGTATATCATGAAGATGACTCCATAGAGACAAAATTAACTAAGATTGTGACAAAGATTTATGGTGGAAAAGGTATCTCCTTAACGGCAACTGCCAAGAAAGAGATGGCTGAACTTGAAAGGCTAGGATTTGGTTCTTATCCTATTTGTATGGCTAAAACTCAATATTCATTCTCGGATAATGCTAAAATGCTTGGTGCGCCTAAAGATTTTACAATTACAATTTCAAAGCTTAAAGTTTCAGCAGGTGCAGGTTTTATTGTAGCTCTAACTGGGGCTGTGATGACTATGCCTGGCTTACCAAAAGAGCCAGCTAGTGAAAAAATTGATATTGATGATCAAGGCAATATCACTGGTTTATTTTAA
- a CDS encoding cyclodeaminase/cyclohydrolase family protein, with protein MKLVDLTLTEFAQVLGSDKPAPGGGSAAALSAVNGISLTKMVCDLTIGKKKYEEHQDLIKELHQEASHLQKSLLDAVDKDTEAFNLVSAVFALPKETDDDKVKRREAMQKALKEATKSPFAMMQEIFEALEITKKAVGKSNTNAASDLGVAALHLKAALQGAWLNVLINLAGIKDEKFVTEHRQNGQDILEKGCQLADAIYLDILKLL; from the coding sequence ATGAAATTAGTTGATTTAACCTTGACTGAGTTTGCTCAAGTCCTAGGGTCTGATAAACCTGCTCCTGGTGGAGGATCGGCTGCGGCTTTATCAGCAGTTAATGGCATTTCTCTGACAAAGATGGTATGTGATTTAACCATTGGTAAGAAAAAATATGAGGAGCATCAAGACCTTATAAAAGAACTTCATCAAGAAGCAAGTCACCTACAAAAAAGCTTGTTAGATGCCGTTGATAAAGATACCGAAGCCTTTAACTTAGTGTCTGCTGTTTTTGCTTTACCTAAAGAAACAGATGATGATAAAGTTAAAAGACGAGAAGCTATGCAAAAAGCCTTAAAAGAGGCTACAAAATCACCCTTTGCAATGATGCAAGAGATTTTTGAAGCACTTGAAATCACTAAAAAAGCAGTTGGAAAATCAAATACGAATGCTGCTAGTGATTTGGGTGTAGCGGCATTACATTTAAAAGCTGCTTTGCAAGGAGCTTGGTTAAATGTTTTGATTAATCTAGCAGGGATTAAAGATGAGAAATTTGTTACAGAACATCGTCAGAATGGACAAGATATTTTAGAAAAAGGTTGTCAGTTAGCTGATGCTATTTATCTAGATATATTGAAATTGTTATAA
- the ftcD gene encoding glutamate formimidoyltransferase encodes MSKIVECIPNFSEGRNQATIDGLVATAKSVPGVTLLDYSSDASHNRSVFTLVGDEVAIQEAAFLLVKYASEHIDMTKHHGEHPRMGATDVLPFVPIKDITTEECVDISKKVAERINKELQIPIFLYEASATCPERTNLAKVRKGQFEGMPEKLLEENWAPDFGDRQIHPTAGVTAVGARMPLVAFNVNLDTDNLEIANKIAKIIRGSGGGYKYCKAIGVMLEERHIAQVSMNMVNFEKCSLYRTFETIKFEARRYGVNIIGSEIIGLAPAKALIDVAEYYLQVEDFDYSKQVLENHLLG; translated from the coding sequence ATGTCAAAAATTGTTGAATGTATCCCTAATTTTTCAGAAGGTCGAAATCAGGCTACTATCGATGGTCTGGTTGCAACGGCAAAAAGTGTTCCTGGCGTTACCCTATTAGACTATTCTTCTGATGCTAGTCATAATCGCAGTGTTTTTACATTAGTTGGCGATGAAGTAGCCATTCAAGAAGCGGCCTTTCTTCTTGTAAAATATGCTAGTGAACATATTGATATGACGAAACATCACGGTGAACATCCGCGAATGGGAGCAACCGATGTTTTGCCTTTTGTACCTATTAAAGATATTACTACAGAAGAATGTGTTGACATTTCAAAAAAAGTTGCTGAAAGAATTAATAAAGAGTTACAAATTCCTATCTTTTTGTATGAAGCATCAGCTACTTGCCCAGAAAGAACAAATTTAGCAAAGGTTCGTAAAGGACAATTTGAAGGCATGCCAGAGAAACTTTTAGAAGAGAATTGGGCTCCCGATTTTGGAGATAGACAAATTCATCCGACTGCAGGTGTAACAGCCGTAGGAGCGCGAATGCCCCTCGTTGCTTTTAATGTTAATTTAGATACAGATAATCTTGAGATTGCAAATAAGATTGCTAAAATTATTCGAGGCTCTGGAGGAGGTTATAAATATTGTAAAGCTATTGGAGTCATGTTAGAAGAACGTCATATTGCTCAAGTTTCTATGAATATGGTCAACTTTGAAAAATGTTCCCTCTATAGAACATTTGAAACAATTAAATTTGAAGCAAGACGGTATGGTGTCAATATTATCGGCTCAGAGATTATCGGCCTTGCTCCAGCTAAAGCCCTCATTGACGTCGCAGAGTACTATCTCCAAGTGGAGGATTTTGATTATAGCAAACAAGTTTTAGAAAATCATTTATTAGGTTAG
- a CDS encoding urocanate hydratase, producing the protein MTFYSEADIATAMTVKLDDVLPEKTVFQEGIRRAPNRGFRLSQKQTEIALKNALRYIPPKFHKEIIPEFLEELKTRGRIYGYRWRPKERIYGKPIDDYKGNCTAAKAMQVMIDNNLSFEIALYPYELVTYGETGSVCANWMQYNLIKKYLEIMTEEQTLVVESGHPLGLFKSKPEAPRVIITNGLLVGEYDNMKDWEIAEEMGVTNYGQMTAGGWMYIGPQGIVHGTFNTLLNAGRLKLGIPDDGNLEGKLFISSGLGGMSGAQGKAAEIAKAVAIIAEVDASRIETRHSQGWISQVAETAEEAVALAQRAQQAKNSTSIAYHGNIVDLLEYVNENNIQVDLLSDQTSCHNVYDGGYCPVGMTFDERTQLLADDKDKFHQLVDKTLERHFNAIKALTSKGTYFFDYGNAFMKSVYDSGISEISKNGIDDKDGFIWPSYVEDIMGPMLFDYGYGPFRWCCLSGKHEDLVATDHAAMEVINPERRYQDRDNYNWIRDAEMNQLVVGTQARILYQDCMGRVNIALKFNQLIREGKIGPVMIGRDHHDVSGTDSPFRETSNIKDGSNICADMAVQCYAGNAARGMSLVALHNGGGTGIGKAINGGFGLVLDGSERIDEIIKSAIAWDTMGGVARRSWARNEHAIETSIEYNKLNEGTDHITIPYLADEELVKESVSQLFKD; encoded by the coding sequence ATGACTTTTTATAGTGAAGCTGATATTGCCACAGCTATGACGGTAAAATTAGATGATGTTTTACCTGAAAAAACTGTCTTTCAAGAAGGAATCAGGCGGGCGCCAAATCGGGGATTTCGCTTAAGTCAAAAACAGACAGAAATTGCACTAAAAAATGCCTTGCGGTATATTCCACCAAAATTTCATAAAGAAATTATTCCAGAATTTTTAGAAGAACTAAAAACTAGAGGGCGGATTTATGGGTATCGTTGGCGACCAAAAGAAAGAATTTATGGAAAACCTATTGATGACTATAAGGGAAATTGTACAGCAGCTAAGGCTATGCAGGTTATGATTGACAATAACCTAAGTTTTGAAATTGCCTTATATCCTTATGAATTGGTAACCTATGGGGAAACAGGCTCTGTTTGTGCCAACTGGATGCAGTATAACTTAATTAAGAAGTACCTCGAAATAATGACAGAAGAACAAACTCTAGTCGTTGAATCGGGCCACCCTTTAGGACTTTTCAAGTCGAAACCAGAAGCTCCGCGTGTTATCATAACCAATGGTTTATTGGTAGGCGAATATGATAACATGAAGGACTGGGAAATTGCTGAAGAAATGGGTGTTACTAACTATGGTCAAATGACCGCAGGTGGTTGGATGTATATTGGCCCGCAAGGGATTGTTCATGGAACGTTTAACACCTTATTAAATGCTGGACGCTTAAAACTTGGAATTCCTGATGATGGCAATTTAGAAGGCAAATTGTTCATATCTTCAGGACTAGGTGGTATGAGTGGTGCACAAGGGAAAGCTGCTGAAATAGCTAAGGCTGTTGCTATCATTGCTGAGGTTGATGCCTCTCGTATTGAAACACGTCATTCTCAAGGATGGATTAGTCAAGTTGCCGAAACGGCTGAAGAAGCAGTTGCTTTAGCTCAACGAGCTCAACAGGCTAAAAACTCAACATCAATTGCATATCATGGCAATATTGTTGATCTTTTAGAATATGTGAATGAAAATAATATTCAAGTTGACCTTCTCTCGGATCAAACTTCGTGTCATAATGTATATGATGGCGGTTATTGCCCAGTGGGGATGACATTTGATGAACGTACACAACTGTTGGCTGATGATAAAGATAAGTTCCATCAATTAGTTGACAAAACTCTAGAACGTCATTTCAATGCCATTAAAGCGTTAACCTCAAAAGGAACTTATTTCTTTGATTATGGAAATGCTTTTATGAAATCTGTTTATGATTCAGGTATTTCTGAAATTTCTAAAAATGGTATTGATGATAAGGATGGTTTTATTTGGCCATCATACGTCGAAGATATTATGGGGCCAATGCTATTTGATTATGGCTATGGACCATTCCGTTGGTGCTGCCTAAGTGGTAAGCATGAGGATTTAGTAGCAACTGACCATGCTGCAATGGAAGTTATTAATCCTGAGAGACGTTATCAAGACCGTGATAACTACAACTGGATTCGAGATGCTGAAATGAATCAATTAGTAGTGGGGACCCAAGCTCGGATTCTATATCAAGATTGTATGGGACGCGTTAATATTGCTCTCAAGTTTAATCAATTGATTCGCGAGGGTAAAATTGGTCCTGTCATGATTGGTCGTGACCACCATGATGTATCGGGGACAGACTCACCTTTCCGTGAAACTTCAAATATTAAAGATGGTTCCAATATTTGTGCCGATATGGCAGTTCAATGCTATGCCGGAAATGCTGCTAGAGGTATGAGTTTAGTAGCCTTACATAATGGAGGTGGAACTGGTATTGGCAAGGCAATTAATGGTGGCTTTGGATTAGTACTTGATGGTAGTGAAAGAATTGATGAAATCATTAAATCAGCTATTGCTTGGGATACTATGGGTGGTGTCGCAAGGCGTAGTTGGGCACGAAATGAACATGCTATAGAAACCTCCATTGAGTATAACAAATTAAATGAAGGAACAGATCATATTACTATTCCTTATTTAGCTGATGAAGAATTGGTCAAAGAGTCAGTATCCCAATTGTTTAAGGACTGA